A portion of the Penaeus monodon isolate SGIC_2016 chromosome 28, NSTDA_Pmon_1, whole genome shotgun sequence genome contains these proteins:
- the LOC119591435 gene encoding protein Peter pan-like produces MAKKKRGQAKNNQANAKSKEYERPKEPQCLVFPQGPVMKEVQILADDFRKILQPNSLGWLKKGKIRDILSVCRPMNFTHMVLFSQTERGIYMKFCRLPQGPTVTFKLKSFSNAHDIMSLLKKQPCLVPHFLVGPCLMTNLQLEEGEAHLKLCARMFLDMFPTITPNTAKTDAIRRCCLIHYDAETELFEFRHYAIRVVPLGLSKAVKKLSKGKVPNLSKFSDMSEFMTKAGMLSESEAEDDPASEVTLSESKQTGEEKKESKKSAVRLIELGPRVSVELWKVEEGLLDGLVLYHRIIKRTPEEKLELEKRREMTKQVREQRKREQERNIRAKMKRIEEHRQKCLNGMREKPKLENNDDNEEDNDVEYFREEVGEEPDEALFDKKRTGKKRKIEAEERTQKKVKKFQEKKMPRAHYDSDDDGDGRSRGKAKHKEGGKHGKGKGKVGFKTHEKIRKAKPTGMKMKKKGFKRK; encoded by the exons ATGGCGAAGAAGAAA CGTGGACAAGCAAAAAATAACCAGGCTAATGCCAAGAGTAAAGAATATGAAAGGCCAAAGGAGCCCCAGTGCCTGGTCTTCCCACAGGGGCCAGTCATGAAAGAAGTACAGATACTTGCAGATGATTTCCGCAAAATTCTGCAGCCAAACTCACTTGGTTGGTTAAAG AAAGGTAAAATCAGAGACATTTTGTCAGTATGCAGGCCAATGAATTTTACACACATGGTTTTGTTTTCTCAAACTGAAAGAGGCATCTACATGAAGTTCTGCCGTTTACCTCAAGGGCCAACAGTAACATTTAA GTTAAAGTCTTTCTCCAATGCACATGATATCATGTCACTGTTGAAAAAGCAGCCTTGCCTTGTGCCACATTTCCTTGTGGGTCCATGCCTCATGACCAACCTACAGCTCGAGGAAGGAGAGGCACACCTGAAGCTCTGTGCCAGGATGTTCCTTGATATGTTCCCCACCATCACACCAAACACG gCCAAAACTGATGCAATTCGACGCTGCTGCCTCATCCACTATGACGCAGAGACAGAACTCTTTGAATTCCGACACTATGCCAttcgcgttgttcccctgggatTGTCGAAAGCCGTCAAAAAACTTTCCAAAGGGAAAGTGCCCAACCTAAGCAAGTTCTCAGACATGTCGGAGTTCATGACAAA GGCGGGAATGCTGTCAGAGAGCGAAGCGGAAGATGACCCTGCCAGCGAGGTGACACTGAGTGAAAGCAAGCAGACTggcgaagaaaagaaagagtcgAAGAAGTCAGCAGTCCGACTGATAGAGCTGGGCCCTAGAGTATCCGTGGAG TtgtggaaggtggaagaggggctACTGGATGGCTTAGTTCTATACCATCGCATCATTAAAAGAACGCCAGAGGAGAAGCTGGAGTTGGAGAAGCGCAGAGAAATGACAAA GCAAGTAAGAGAGCagcgaaagagagaacaagagcgcAATATCAGAGCCAAGATGAAGAGAATTGAGGAGCACAGGCAGAAGTGCCTCAATGGTATGAGGGAGAAGCCCAAACtggagaacaatgatgataacgaagaggACAATGATGTGGAATATTTCAGGGAGGAGGTTGGCGAGGAGCCTGACGAGG CTTTGTTTGACAAAAAGCGGACTGGCAAGAAGCGCAAGATAGAGGCAGAAGAAAGGACCCAGAAGAAGGTTAAGAAATTCCAAGAGAAGAAAATGCCAAGGGCCCactatgacagtgatgatgatggtgacggccGCAGTCGTGGGAAGGCTAAGCACAAAGAAGGTGGAAAgcatggaaaaggaaaggggaaggttgGTTTCAAAACACATGAAAAGATCAGGAAAGCAAAACCAACTggtatgaaaatgaagaaaaagggctTCAAGAGGAAATAA